One Brassica napus cultivar Da-Ae chromosome A1, Da-Ae, whole genome shotgun sequence genomic region harbors:
- the LOC106440639 gene encoding protein BASIC PENTACYSTEINE5-like — translation MESGGQYENGRYNPDYYKEGTHSVWNAMPNHHQTKEDQHNALVMNQKIMSILAERDAALKERDDALAAKQEALAARDEALDLRDKALSLRDNAILERDSALSALQFREHNLNYILSRAKLGASQSSHLPNPSPLSTIPHEAAPSKRKKKRKQETRSKGKRVGEDHVASPGKKCRKDWDSNVVGLNLVTFDETTMPVPMCTCTGTARHCYKWGNGGWQSSCCTTTLSLYPLPQMPNKRHSRVGGRKMSGNVFSRLLSRLAGQGHDLSSPVDLKDYWARHGTNRYITIM, via the exons ATGGAGAGCGGTGGTCAGTATGAAAATGGGCGTTACAACCCCGATTACTACAAAGAAGGAACACACTCTGTC tGGAATGCGATGCCTAATCATCATCAGACAAAGGAGGACCAACATAATGCTCTGGTCATGAATCAGAAGATCATGTCCATCCTTGCCGAGAGAGACGCTGCCCTCAAGGAAAGAGATGACGCCCTGGCTGCCAAGCAGGAAGCTTTAGCCGCTCGGGACGAAGCACTTGACCTACGCGACAAAGCTCTCTCTCTAAGAGATAATGCTATTCTGGAGAGGGACAGTGCCTTAAGTGCTCTTCAGTTCCGTGAACACAATCTAAACTACATTTTGTCACGTGCAAAGCTCGGTGCCTCCCAAAGCTCTCACTTACCCAACCCTTCCCCCTTGTCAACTATTCCACATGAAGCTGCtccaagtaaaagaaaaaaaaagcgcAAACAGGAAACAAGGTCAAAGGGAAAGAGAGTAGGCGAAGATCATGTTGCTTCTCCTGGAAAGAAATGCAGAAAAGATTGGGACAGTAACGTTGTCGGCTTAAACCTTGTCACCTTCGATGAGACGACAATGCCAGTGCCCATGTGCACTTGTACTGGTACTGCTCGTCACTGTTACAAATGGGGGAACGGCGGGTGGCAATCATCATGCTGCACTACCACTTTGTCTCTGTATCCTCTTCCGCAGATGCCAAACAAGCGCCATTCTCGAGTGGGCGGTAGGAAAATGAGCGGAAACGTCTTCTCCAGGCTACTTAGCCGTTTAGCTGGCCAAGGCCACGACCTCTCCTCTCCCGTTGATCTCAAGGATTATTGGGCTAGGCACGGCACCAATCGCTACATCACGATCATGTAG